TTCCTGACCTGCTCAAGGTCGCTGTGCCAATTGATCCGACTCATGTGTTGATCCGCCCCTAATCTACGAGCAGCCTGTGGTGCTGCCGCAATCGAGACAGACCTTGCAAGTGCCATTGGTGACCATGCGAAAACTAGAACAATTAGAGCAAGTGGAGTGATAGAGCTTCTCTCCGTTAGCCGTAGCGTCCTTAATGATATCCTCTATGGTCAGCTGCCTCTCCGTGGCCATGTGCGCAGTATTTTCGTGTGCTGACGCCTTAGGCGGCCCCACCACAAGCTCCTGGGAGCGCATAATCACGTCATTGGCCTCGGGCTTGACCTGCACGCGCGAGAAATCGCCTAGTTCAATATCTATAACCTTAGAAATTAGATCCGAAATCGAACTTGCGGCCTTAATATAGGGGTGGCGGGTTACAAAGCCATGTGGCTCGAACTTTTGGCCTCTGAGCATGCGGGCGATATCCTCTGCGGGAATGTGATACTGCAGCATTACCGAAATAGTCTTGGACAACGAGTTGAGAAAGCCTGTAATCAGGCTGCCTTCGCGATCGGTGGTCATGTAAATTTCAGATATTTTCCGCTTGGTGTCGCGATTGACAGTAATGTACAGCTTTACATCCTCGATTTGTGCGGCATGCGTGTGCCCCGCTCTAATGCCAGTGACTTTATCCCGACGTGAGCCTGGCAGTGGTGTCGCCAAGCGCTCTTTAGCCTCTCGCGCATAAGCCAGTAGAGCATCATAAGTTAGGGTCTCAAGATCGATCTTGTTGTCGCTGCTGTCTAGCTTGCTGTTAAGGGGCTGCACAAATTTCGAACCATCGCGATACAAGGCAATACCCTTCACTCCGGTCTGCCAGGCCAAGATATGCACCGCCTTGAAGTCGTCAGTAGTCGCATCATGCGGCAAATTGACGGTCTTAGAAATAGCCCCAGAGACCATGGGTGCGAGCGCTGCCACCATGAGCACGTGCCCAAAATGATGAATAAAACATGCGCCACTGCCATTAACACTGGCAGTATCAAATACGCTGTAATGCTCTTCCTTCAGATGCGGTGCCCCTTCGATCTTGCCGTCTGTCAACTTGCCGTTCTTTTCGCGCCCGATGTAGCCCAAAATGTCAGCAATTTGTTCGGCCGTGTAGCCAAGCTTCTTGAGGGCCACGCTGATTACCGGGTTAACAATGGTCATGAAACCGCCGCCAACCAGCTTTTTGTAGACGACATGGGAGAAGAAAGGCTCTATGGAGGTTGCGGCGCAGTCCATAGCAAAGGAGATCGTTCCAGTTGGGGCTATGACCGACACTTGCGCGTGGCGATAGCCGTGCTCTTCTCCTAGGCGCACTGCCTCGGCCCAGCACTCCTTTAAGCTCTGCGAAAGATCGTGCCAGCCCATTTTTTCAAGCACCTCATGGTCCACCCGATGGGGCATGTAGTGCAAATCCTCGTAGGGGTCGCTGCGCGAGCCTGCTACCCGGGCGTGGTTACGAATTACCCTGTTCATCGGCACTTTATTCAAATCATACTTGGCAAAAGGCCCTACCGCCTCTGCCATCAGGGCCGACACCCGGTAACTCTCGCCCGTGACTAGGCCCGTTAATGCTGCTGCTAGGGACCGGCTTTCGGGGGAGTCATAGGGTAGCCCTAGGGCCATGAGTAACGAGGCCAAGTTAGCCACACCTAGACCAGTCGCACGAAACATGTAGGTCTTGCGGGCGATGTCTTCGGTAGGGAATTGCCCCCACACTATGGAGGCCTCGAGTAGCAGTTGATTGAGCCCCACCATATGCCTAAAACCTGCTAAATCGAAGCTATCACTGTTCGGATCGTAAAAACGATAGAGGTTAAGCGACGAGAGGTTGCAACTAGTATCATCCAAAAAGGCGTATTCACCGCAGGGGTTAGTGGAGTTGAGGCGGTTGTGTGGTGCCCATAGGTCGCCATCCTCTCCCGCTGGGCAAGTGTGCCAGGCATTAAAAGTGTCGGCAAACTGGGGCGCGGGGTCGGCTGCCCGGAAGGCGGCGCCATTAAATAGATCCCACAAATGCCCGACAGAGACCTCCCGATTTACAGAAGGGTCCACCCTCCCCTTTAGGGTGACGGTTGCACCTGGCTCATGGGCCAGATGAAGCACTTTGTGCATAAACTCATCGGGAATGCGCACGGAGTTGTTAGAGTTTTGCCCAGACACAGTCTCGTATGCTTCGCCGTCAATATCCGCAGCGTAGCCCATCTTGGCTAAAGCCCTCACTTTTTCTTCTTCACGAACTTTCCAGGTTATAAAGCTCTCTAGCTCTGGGTGATCAATGTCGAGACACACCATTTTAGCTGCCCGCCGCGTTGTTCCACCAGACTTAATGCCCCCGGCATTGCGATCAAGCCCTTTGAGAAAGCTCATTAAGCCCGACGAAGCTCCCCCACCCGAGAGTTTCTCCCCCACCGCTCTGAGGGGCGAAAAATTAGTACCGGTGCCAGAGCCACCCTTAAAGAGTTTCGTTTCGGTGACATAGTGCTCGGTAATCGAGTGCTTGCCTAGCAAACTATCGGTAATAGATAGAATAAAGCAGGCAGAGGCCTGGGTGCGAGTATATGTGTCTGGCGAAGAAACGACCTTACTCTGCTTAGGGTCATAGTAAAACAAATCGTTCTGACCACCCTTGATGCCGTAACTGCGGGCGAGGCCAGTGTTAAACCACTGCGGCGAATTTGGAGCAAACATCTGGTTAAGTAGCCCGTAAGCTACCTCGTCATAGAAGATATCCCTCTGTTCCTGTGTCTTGATAAGTCCCTCTTCTTGTAACGCCGCTGCCCAGAAGTCCACCATGCGATGCACTAGCATCTTGAGCGAAGTCTCCTGCCCGGACTCATTACCTACCCCCGCCTTGCGGAAGTACTTCGAGGCAGTAATATCTACCGCGTTTTGGGAGTAGTGTACGGGGAAGTCAAGGCCCTTCATATCCGTCAGGACCTTGCCGCTCTTGTAATCCTTTAATAAAACATCCCGCTTCGACCACTCAAATAAATCATAAACCGTGAGGTCATCGCGGTCTGCCAGCTCTTTTGTATAGTAACGCTTAAATAAAGCCCCAAGCTTACTCATGAAGCACCCCCCCCCTTCGTGCGTTTCTCTTCTGCACTATATAGTAACACATGCCGAATAGGCCTACCACATATACCGGAGACATAGCCTGTACCGACTTCTTGCCTTTATGGCGCGAAGTCGGTACGGGCAAGCTAGCAGGGATTATCGCTACGTTCGCGAAAGAATGGTTGTGTGGGGCTAGCGGCTACCCTCACCTACAACCCCTACTCATAATAAGGAGGCGAAAAACATGCGCGAGCGCGTACTTCTTACCGGCAATCAGGCTATCGCCCGCGGCTTTTGGGAAGCCGGCGGCGTCGTTGCCTCTAGCTACCCTGGGTCGCCCACAGTGGAAATTATGGAGAGCCTGAAGGACTATGCAGATATACAGGCTCATTGGGCGATGAACGAAAAAATAGCCCTCGAGATCGCCATCGGGGGCAGTTTCGCTGGGGCTAGGTCACTGGTGTCCATGAAGCACGTCGGGGTAAACATCGCGGCCGACCCCTTCATGACCTTCACGCAAATCCGCACCAATGGTGGCTTTGTACTGGTGGTAGGCGACGACCCTGGGCTGTCGAGCTCCCAGAACGAGCAGGATAGCAGATTTTTTGCCCAGTTTGCCAACTGTGCCCTGCTTGAGCCCAGCAACGCACAAGAAGCAAAAGACTTTGTTGGCATAGGCCTTAAAATTAGTGAGCAGTACGGCATGCCCGTCATAATCAGGCTAACGAGCACCCTCTGCCACAGTCGCTCTGTGGTCGAGCTTAGCGAACGGACTGCACCCGTAACAACTAGCTTTATACCGGACCAAGCTAGGTACTGCATGCTGCCACCCTATGCTAACGCACAGCAATACTTCATGCAGGAGCGCGTGACTAAGCTAGCGGCAGAGGCTACCTCGCTTGAACTAGACAACTACGAGGACAGCGGTCGGCGCGAAGCGCTCCTAGTCACGAGCGGCTTGCCCTACCAGTACGTTAAAGAGCTTGGGGCCGGGCTCTCAGTCTACAAGCTGGGGCTGTGCTATCCATTGCCTATCGCTAGGTTAAAGGAATTAGCTGCCGAATATTCGCGCGTCATGGTTATCGAAGAACTGATGCCCTTTATCGAGGCACAATTACAAGCCGCAGGCCTTGTGGTAACCGGCAAAGAGCACTTTCCGTTTACTGGCGAGCTGACCACTGAGCGCATTAAGGAGGGCTTAGAAAAAGCGGGCCTCCTGCCGCAGTCTTTAAAGACAACGATAGATTCTCCCGCAGTGGTGCATCGCAGCCCTTTGCTCTGTGCCGGCTGTCCTCATCGCCCTGTATTTCACCTCTTGCAAAAGGCCAAGGCCACCGTGGTGGGGGACATCGGCTGCTACTCGCTCGGCATTCTGCCGCCCTTCGAGGTGCTAAAGACCAACATCAGCATGGGGGCGTCACTCGGCATCATTAAAGGGATGGCCATGGCCCATGAAGCAGCCAACATGGCCAAGCCGTTGGTGTCAGTTATCGGCGATGGCACTCTCTTTCACTCCGGTCTCTCCGGCTTTGCCGACCTCGCCACCACCAAGCACAATATCACGGTAATTGTGCTCGACAACCGCACTACGGCCATGACAGGTGGTCAACCCACTCCCACCACCGGTGAGTTAGGCGAGGAACCGCACACCACAAACATCGCTGCCGTACTCATGTCCTTAGGCATAGGTGATGTCACAGTGGCTGACCAGTTTGATTACAGCAGTACTAAGACCGTTATTTCGGACGCGATGAAGCGCGATGGACTTTCTGTAGTGATAGTCACCCGCCCGTGCGCCCTAAATTTTAGAATTAGAGAACCTCACTTCTACGTCGACAGAGAAATCTGCATCAGTTGCCGGGCCTGCATTGGCGTCAACTGCCCTCCCATCTCGATGCAGGTCTACGAGGGCCAGAGCAAGAAAAATTCATACATTAACCCTCATATGTGCGTAGGTTGCTCTGTATGCTCACAGGTGTGCCCCGTCAAGGCGATTAAATACTCCGTGGCAAGAGGGGAGGATCAGGCATGACGACCAACATTCTTATCGCCGGAGTCGGCGGGCAGGGCTTGGTGCTGACGACGCGCGTCATTAGTATGGTCGCTTTGCAGTCGGGCTTTGATGTTAAAACGACAGATGTCATCGGGCTGGCCCAGCGCGGCGGCATGGTGTGGGGGAGCGTGCGTTTTGGCCAAGCGGTGCATTCACCGCTCATACCTAAAGGTGACGGTGATTTTTTGCTCGGCCTAGAGATGCTAGAGGGGCTGCGCTGGGCTAGCTTGTTGAAGCCCGCTAGCACCGTAATTCTGTCACGTGAAACCATATACCCTAGCCGCGTCTTGCTCGAGAAAGAGCCGTACCCTGCGGACATTCCGGCTAGCCTTACCGCAGCTGGATTACGAGTTGTGTGCATTGATGCGCATAGCGTGGCGGAGAAGCTCGGCAATTTGCGTCTCGCTAACACCGTACTGCTCGGAGCACTGTCGACCTGCCTGCCGTTGCCTGCCGCTACTTGGCTGAGCGCGCTAGAGAGCGCTGTGCCCAAGCATACGGTGGAACTGAACCATACGGCGTTTCAGGAAGGGGCAAGTGCTTTCGTGGCGGCGACTTAGAGTTGAATTACAGATACTAGCGTCATTGTCAGGGTAGCAGGTCTTTGACGCTGACGAAATAACCGAGGCTACTTCACAGAACTTTTTAGCACAAAAAGCTTTAAAGCGAGGCCGATAATAGCGAGGGCAAGAATTATGACATTGGAGAGAAACCTGCCCTCAAAAAACAGGATAGCTATTATGCTCATCACAATATAGACTATGGATTCTAATATGTTCCATTTAGACATTTGCCGCGCCTCCTTGTTGCATTTTTCAGGGTGAAAACTGCCCGCTACTTCATCAAGCGCTTAGGTCTTTGCGCACAAAGGAACGCATTGACCAATACACGGCAATGCCGAACCACGCACCTACTCCTATAAGTGAGTGAACTAACTCGGTAGAGAAAGTTCCGCTGTCCACATATCGAGAAATTCCAAAAAAAAGTTGATGTGCCAGCGGCAGTATCCAGGCCGGTATAGCGGGCGCTTCCTGAAAGAAAGGTACAACAGTGCCTAAGGCCAAGTAGAGGCTCAAAGCCGCAATTGCCGCACTAGCGATGGGCATCTTGCCAAGCAATAGCAAAGTAAACGCTTGAATCAGCATCAGTTGGACTGACAGCAAGAGATAGGCGACGGCGTCCCTTAAAAAGAGAGGCCAAGACGGCCTAACAACGTACGTGGACAGCGCTAAAATGCTGCCAGTCCATACTAAAATCATGATCATTACAGAGAGAATAGCAGCTCCGAAGATAACTGCGCGCGTGAGCCCTAGCGACAACAGTCCGTCCACATTTTTTCGGGAGAGTACTTCCTCAAACACAGAAATATTAAGCATGATTAAGAGCCAAGACCCAAAGAAATGTGCCCACGAAAAATAGTCCGCCCTACGGTTTTCCATGACAAAGTGCGGCGTGTCTTCGTAGAAGGCAAAGCGGAGTATGAGTAGGGCCATGAATACAAGGTAAACATATGCTGTGCGCTTACGAAGCACATTGGCGAGAAAAAAAGCGGTCATCTCCCACAGTTTCGTCATGAAATATCCTCCAAAATGCTAGTCTTAAGTAAGTCCTCAAGCGACCGTGGACGGATTTCGATGATATCGCCGCTTTGGTCTAGCACGTAGCGGCAGACACTATTTACCTGTTCGTTAGGCACCTCGACCACATATTCGGTTCCGTTGGCCGACACTTGAATCCCGGCAAACTCTTCCGGCAGTTTCAGACCCTCCGGAGCTCTAAACTTGGCCATACTGGTGTTGACGGTAGCTACCTGTTGGTGAAGCTGCCCTTTCCGCATAACCAGTACTCTGTCGCAAATATTGGCCACCTCATTTAAGTTGTGCGAAGCATACACTATAGTTGCGCCTTGCTTTCGCAGCATAGAAAGTATTTCAATTAAATTCCAACGGAAGTTGACATCAAGGCTTTCTGTGGGCTCATCTAGCAAGTATACCTGCCGTGGAAAAACCAAGCACATAGACAGCGCAAAGCGCTGCAACATGCCTCTCGAGAGCTGCCCGATTTTCTTGTCGGAGAAACTAGCTATCTCCATGGCATCAGCGACGAAGCTGTGTTCTGGCCTGCTTGGCCTAGCTAGGCTTAGGTATGCTCGCCAATAGTCCTTAACCTTCATCACCTGTGAAAATCTCGGCTCCTCAGCTAAGAATCCCACTATTCTATTCTCTAAGGCCTTTTGCGGGTCCATTCCTTTCAGGCGAATACTGCCGCTACTAGGCCATAAAAAACCTGCCATGGCACGAAACAGGGTTGTTTTGCCAGAGCCATTCGGACCTATTAAACCCACTACCTCACCATCGTCAGTTTGAAGACTGACATTGTGTAAGGCCCTAACTTCGACACCTTGCGATTTGGCAAAGACCTTGCCCACCATATCGCAGATAATGCTTGGTTCCTTGCGCATGTAATCACCACCTCCGCATATAGCATTGTAATATGTCTGCTCTTGTCGAAAACATGAATGAAAGGGTAGGGGGGTTAAACTATTTCCAGTTCACTACTCCATTAACTATGTCGGCGGCATGTTCCCCGGAAAGTGCCCAATGAGCGATCCCTGTGCGACCGTGAACGAACGTGACCCTAGCCTGCAGTTCATGCCATAATTCACGCAGAAAATGGATTCTCATGAGCCAATCTACCACGGATGCGGCAACTTTCTTAGCCATCGCAAATCCCTGAGTTGATACATCACCCTCTGCTTGCGACGGATCAGCAGGCTCAACATACACTGCCCCTGCGGTAATGGGAGCTACGCCCACAGTACCGATTGCTAGGACCAGTAGTGCGCAAATCAATTTAATTAATAAGTGTCCACCCTCCTTATTGTCGTATAACTCCCAACCCTTTCATTCTCTACTAAGTTCCCCCCCCTTCTTATTCCTGCTGGAAGCGACCCAAAAGATTTCGACACTATTCGACAAGTCTGTCAGCGCTTTTTTCACAACGCCAAGTTGATCGAGTAGGAGGTCACCCATTAGCTGAATGACCGTCCTCTCACACCACCGTACGTACCGTTCGGTATACGGCGGTTCAACCGTTTGAGTGCAATAAGCGCAATTGCTCGTACTGGGCTGGGAAATCGTAGTACCCGGCCTTTGCGAGCTTTTCGTTTGTAATGGAACGGGTCAGTACCGGGCTCGCAGAGATCCGCCAGTATCCCAGTCGGGTGTTACCCCATTGGTATGCCTGGTGGTCAGAAATGCCGAGTTTCTTCAGGTTCATCACCTTGGTTCTCGGCTTCTTCCATTGCTTCCAGATGTACATCCGGAACCGTCTACGTAACCATTCGTTCCATGACTGTAAAGTCCGTTTGATGTCGGCCACATAGTAATAGCCGAGCCACCCCCGGATGAAGCTTTTCACGTTTTCCATGACCATGCGCACACTTTTGCCCTGGTTCCGACGGGTCAGTTCCTTTAACTTCCGTTTCGCCTTTATGAGGGAATCACGGTGGGCGCGTATATATACGCCTTTACCGTTCTTCCCAAGGCAGAACCCAAGGAACTTGAAATGCTTTAGTGCCAGCACGCTGACCACCTTACTCTTTTGGACATTGAGTTTAAGTTTCAGCTTGTCCTCCAGATACCTGCGACTACTTTCCAACAGGCGTTCGGCGGCTCGTTTGCTTTTAGCTAGTACCACGATGTCATCCGCATACCGGATGACCTGCACTCCACGACTCGCCATCTCCTGATCGAATTCGTTCAGGTAGATGTTGGCCAGTAGCGGAGAAAGCGGACCGCCTTATCCGAAGTTGTGCGTTATCCAAAGTAAACCTCGAAAACCTTTGGCCTTACGTGACCTTGGCCCTATTTACTTGGAATAATACCACTTCGTAGCTGGATGCCACTTAACCACGCCAGCAAGTCCTCGTCCTCTGTCCATGGTGGTAAGCCTTCCGAGACTATGTTAGGGTATGCTTTCTCCAGAGCCTTACGTTTGAGCTCCGTGTCTGTTCGAGCATAGATGTCGGTCGTAGAGATATCGACATGCCCTAGGAGGTCCCGAATGTAAACAAGACTGACCCCGGCTTGAAGCAGGTGCATAGCTTTAGTGTGCCTGAGGACATGGGGCGTAACCTTATCTGGAACAATTGAGGACACTGCCCTTGCGTTTGAAGCGTGTTTGCTTAGGATAAATGTCACCCCCTCCGAAGTAAGCTTGCTGAACTGCCGGTTAAAGAAGAGAGGATTGTCCTGTTTGCCGTTTTGCAGCAGGCGGCTTTCCGCCATGTACCGTTTTAGAAGATTCTCGGTATTGGACATTAGCGGGACCTGCCTAGTCTTACGACCTTTTCCGGTGAGAGTCAGGATAGGGGGGTGATCAAGGCGAACGTGACGCACCGTGAGATCAACTAATTCCTGCACCCTAGCACCTGTATCATAGAGCACAGATAGCAGCGTCAGGTCGCGCCTACCCTTACGCGTATTAAGGTCCGGTTGGGCAAGGATAAGCTTTAACGCATCAGGGGTGAGATAGGTTACTGCAGGCTGCGGGGCCTTCTTCATGGGGATTGCCAGTATCTTCTGGTGTTCTAGCAAGCTAACTGGCGCTTGAGTTTGCATGTAGCGGTAGAATCCATGAATACAGGCCAGTCTCTGGTTTCGAGTACTTATACTGTTCCGCCTTTCGTTTTCAAGCCAGGCTAGGAACTCAACTACTAAAGACTCATTGATGTGGCTCAGGGATAAA
This genomic interval from Bacillota bacterium contains the following:
- a CDS encoding vitamin B12-dependent ribonucleotide reductase; translated protein: MSKLGALFKRYYTKELADRDDLTVYDLFEWSKRDVLLKDYKSGKVLTDMKGLDFPVHYSQNAVDITASKYFRKAGVGNESGQETSLKMLVHRMVDFWAAALQEEGLIKTQEQRDIFYDEVAYGLLNQMFAPNSPQWFNTGLARSYGIKGGQNDLFYYDPKQSKVVSSPDTYTRTQASACFILSITDSLLGKHSITEHYVTETKLFKGGSGTGTNFSPLRAVGEKLSGGGASSGLMSFLKGLDRNAGGIKSGGTTRRAAKMVCLDIDHPELESFITWKVREEEKVRALAKMGYAADIDGEAYETVSGQNSNNSVRIPDEFMHKVLHLAHEPGATVTLKGRVDPSVNREVSVGHLWDLFNGAAFRAADPAPQFADTFNAWHTCPAGEDGDLWAPHNRLNSTNPCGEYAFLDDTSCNLSSLNLYRFYDPNSDSFDLAGFRHMVGLNQLLLEASIVWGQFPTEDIARKTYMFRATGLGVANLASLLMALGLPYDSPESRSLAAALTGLVTGESYRVSALMAEAVGPFAKYDLNKVPMNRVIRNHARVAGSRSDPYEDLHYMPHRVDHEVLEKMGWHDLSQSLKECWAEAVRLGEEHGYRHAQVSVIAPTGTISFAMDCAATSIEPFFSHVVYKKLVGGGFMTIVNPVISVALKKLGYTAEQIADILGYIGREKNGKLTDGKIEGAPHLKEEHYSVFDTASVNGSGACFIHHFGHVLMVAALAPMVSGAISKTVNLPHDATTDDFKAVHILAWQTGVKGIALYRDGSKFVQPLNSKLDSSDNKIDLETLTYDALLAYAREAKERLATPLPGSRRDKVTGIRAGHTHAAQIEDVKLYITVNRDTKRKISEIYMTTDREGSLITGFLNSLSKTISVMLQYHIPAEDIARMLRGQKFEPHGFVTRHPYIKAASSISDLISKVIDIELGDFSRVQVKPEANDVIMRSQELVVGPPKASAHENTAHMATERQLTIEDIIKDATANGEKLYHSTCSNCSSFRMVTNGTCKVCLDCGSTTGCS
- a CDS encoding tyrosine-type recombinase/integrase, with the translated sequence MRPTDFAKALSHYLGVHLPGQRNVSPNTIKSYRDTFRLFLVCCRDRQKIPVERLSLSHINESLVVEFLAWLENERRNSISTRNQRLACIHGFYRYMQTQAPVSLLEHQKILAIPMKKAPQPAVTYLTPDALKLILAQPDLNTRKGRRDLTLLSVLYDTGARVQELVDLTVRHVRLDHPPILTLTGKGRKTRQVPLMSNTENLLKRYMAESRLLQNGKQDNPLFFNRQFSKLTSEGVTFILSKHASNARAVSSIVPDKVTPHVLRHTKAMHLLQAGVSLVYIRDLLGHVDISTTDIYARTDTELKRKALEKAYPNIVSEGLPPWTEDEDLLAWLSGIQLRSGIIPSK
- a CDS encoding 4Fe-4S binding protein, which codes for MRERVLLTGNQAIARGFWEAGGVVASSYPGSPTVEIMESLKDYADIQAHWAMNEKIALEIAIGGSFAGARSLVSMKHVGVNIAADPFMTFTQIRTNGGFVLVVGDDPGLSSSQNEQDSRFFAQFANCALLEPSNAQEAKDFVGIGLKISEQYGMPVIIRLTSTLCHSRSVVELSERTAPVTTSFIPDQARYCMLPPYANAQQYFMQERVTKLAAEATSLELDNYEDSGRREALLVTSGLPYQYVKELGAGLSVYKLGLCYPLPIARLKELAAEYSRVMVIEELMPFIEAQLQAAGLVVTGKEHFPFTGELTTERIKEGLEKAGLLPQSLKTTIDSPAVVHRSPLLCAGCPHRPVFHLLQKAKATVVGDIGCYSLGILPPFEVLKTNISMGASLGIIKGMAMAHEAANMAKPLVSVIGDGTLFHSGLSGFADLATTKHNITVIVLDNRTTAMTGGQPTPTTGELGEEPHTTNIAAVLMSLGIGDVTVADQFDYSSTKTVISDAMKRDGLSVVIVTRPCALNFRIREPHFYVDREICISCRACIGVNCPPISMQVYEGQSKKNSYINPHMCVGCSVCSQVCPVKAIKYSVARGEDQA
- a CDS encoding ABC transporter ATP-binding protein; the encoded protein is MRKEPSIICDMVGKVFAKSQGVEVRALHNVSLQTDDGEVVGLIGPNGSGKTTLFRAMAGFLWPSSGSIRLKGMDPQKALENRIVGFLAEEPRFSQVMKVKDYWRAYLSLARPSRPEHSFVADAMEIASFSDKKIGQLSRGMLQRFALSMCLVFPRQVYLLDEPTESLDVNFRWNLIEILSMLRKQGATIVYASHNLNEVANICDRVLVMRKGQLHQQVATVNTSMAKFRAPEGLKLPEEFAGIQVSANGTEYVVEVPNEQVNSVCRYVLDQSGDIIEIRPRSLEDLLKTSILEDIS
- a CDS encoding indolepyruvate oxidoreductase subunit beta, whose translation is MTTNILIAGVGGQGLVLTTRVISMVALQSGFDVKTTDVIGLAQRGGMVWGSVRFGQAVHSPLIPKGDGDFLLGLEMLEGLRWASLLKPASTVILSRETIYPSRVLLEKEPYPADIPASLTAAGLRVVCIDAHSVAEKLGNLRLANTVLLGALSTCLPLPAATWLSALESAVPKHTVELNHTAFQEGASAFVAAT